The genomic stretch TAAATCGGAAGACCAGATAAGACTGGCATCAAATAACCTGATTTGCAAATACTGTGGGATCCACTTTAATGCAGGGAAATGACAGCACTGTCAAGTTATATGACTACTAGCTCCCCCATTTCCTTGCATTTTGAGACAGGTCTGGTTTACTGAGGGGAGGGCAGGCAAAACCTTTCTTTGTAAATCTGTACCATGGTATGTATAACAAGCTGCTTGGTTTCCACTCTGCAGGGGAAAGTCATGGTGGCTGGTGAGGACTGAATGGTCAGGCTGTAAATTATGAACATGGTTTGATGTTCAAGATAGTCAACAGAGGTCAATGTGCCAAGTTAAGTTCAAAGGATATGTCTACACTTGCACCTTTCTACTGCACGTCACATTAGTCCTGAGACCGTAGTGTCCTGCATGACCAAACTGGCCACAGTCAGAGTTCATCATAGCTCTGTCTGGGGAATGCACTTGGCTTTTCTCCAGACAGATGGAGATAAGGGTCCTGTCCTGTGGCGAAGGCAGGACGTGCCAATGGCATGCAAATATCTGAAAGGCATGAAGCAACAGGTGCCGTAGCATGAGAAAGTCAAACTGACAAATCTGAGAAAGTCTGAAGACAACTCCTCTGGCATTGTCCCTCGGGAAAGCTAGTGAACTTGCCCTGTTTCTCTGAACCTTTAAGTTCTTGGGTAATGTTAAAATCAAAAGGGAAAGACACAAGAGAAATCAGGCCCCACCTTCCATCCAGCTGAGTGAATACAAAGTCTGGAGCATGGGCTGTCCTTCCTCTTGGACAAGCCCTGCTAGTCCTTCTTCTAGAAGACAAAGCTTAAGTTTCTAAAAGACAGCCTTCAGCAACCTTAAGACAAACGCTTCTAGCAGCTGCCTCTTTCTCAAGCCTATATATGCTCATGTATTTCAAATTTCTCCAATGGCTGCTCCTTCCAGGCTTGACCTTTGTGACAGTTATCACAGCTGGGATGATTGCTCtccttcttctgctttctgtgattTGCATGCTCTTCCCATTATGAGTGGTTAATTACTCTGGAACTGTTGTAAAATGTCTGCATCTGCACGCATGTGTACATACACACCCAGGAACAAATATGCTCCTTCTCCCCTACAAAAATACGGCAGAGGTTTTTATACTGAAACTGCTCATGTTTTAGGTGTTTTGGTACGATTATTGTAATGTTAGAATATTAGTTATTTTCATAAGCgtaaggagaaaagaaaaagatatagGAGTAACACCATGTTCTCTCTGAAATGTCTTATTTAGCACGTCAAATCTAGTCGTTGTTCACTGTGAAATAATCCAGAGAAGCTATTTCATGTTCTCGCTTTCGTTTGTCAGGTTTAAATATGTGCAGCTTttcatggttttaaaaaatatatttttgtcttatgtttttaaattgcagttAAACAACCCAATAATTTGTTTCAAGCGCAGCTTTATTATgccaaatttttgttttctttttttttttttttaaatccaaccTTCTGAATGCATTATAGCCTTGCGGTCTACTGGGAAAtcatgtttctgtgaaaaaatgcaaaacatgaaaatttctCCAATCTATATGGTTTCGTGGAGGttgaggaggagaaggcaagaGAATATCATGAGTGGAGCAGCACTAAGCCAGATTCTGTTTCTTTGTAAGAACAAGCAGGTTCTAGGAAGGGAATCAGCAAAGCCCTGTTAGCtgccttttaaattttcttcctaatgCCGAAGATTAGTGCATGAAAATTTCACACTGGGCTcttaagtaaaagaaaaattgcttatTTGTTGGATACCTAAGTATAAGAGGACCCTTTattacaagtttaaaaaaaaaaaacattatgcatttaaaatctctggagaaagaaaaaaatcataccattatagaaataaaaccaaagattCACAAAACCTTTTATCTTCTTATAGTTTCTCTTTAGAAAAGCATACCTATACATGTGTTTAAGTCCCATTAAGTGCTGTTCTAAATTGAACTTGTACATAATTCCTACTAGTGCATTATGCTAATGGTAGTAAGTCCTGCAGCTGGCAATACCTAAGCACTCACAACCATTTAATAATATCCAgtagcaacaaccaaaacattcAGTGGCAACAACCAAAAGATTCTGAGATGGTATATACACCCAGGCCAGGATAGAATAAGAGTGGTGAACTCCATTTCCATAAGGAAAACCAGCTAATGGGATCAGGATAGAGATCTCTTCACGTGCGGGAGAAAATCTGAGATCATGCCACTAAGTGCTTGTGAGAAATATAAATGTGTTGTAAACTGTCTCCCATATATTTCCACTTTTTCTCCTCAACTTTCCTATTTATAATTAACACCTCTCTTTATCTTGATCATTCTGAGTACCTTTGTTCTTTTcaagttaaattatttaatactaTCTCTTCCTCTCGTTTAAGCTCCCTTTATCTCATGATCCTCTCTCCTTTATATTGAAATCTCTCCTGTCTAAATGCATAATCAGATGACATCTGCTATTATGGAACTTAAAAATCCCAGCACATTCCCTAAAATAACTTAACTGTGTAGTTATTAGACAGCAAGGTGTGTTGTGCAGCTAAGAGGCTGGGTACACAAAAGAAATAGGCTCTATATGGCACAAAGAGGAGCCGATGTCTCGGCATCAGTTACAAACCACGTTAAGACTGATTGTTCGTAACATGAAGCCCAGAAATGTCCATTCCACTTCTGCATCTTCACAGACATGAAAACCGGTTGCTGCTCACATAAACAGTCCTGCTGGTTTCAACAGATTACCTGTGAGCAACAAAGATTTGGTGTCACGTAACTCTGCATGTCATGAAGCTTTTATGTTATGCAGAAGGAAACATGAGGGCCTTTAGAGGCAGGAAAGCATCTGGAAGCCCTGAGGTATGTTTGCAAttgaacagaaatgaaaatttggTCATGTGAAATCAGAGAGAAGCAAAATTCTCATTTCTGTACTGTGTCTAAGCCACAGCTAAATATATCCCAAAATGGTTTTGTGTGATGTAATGGAGAACACACAAGTACACGTGTGCCAGACCGTTCTGGGATCTGGTCAAGTCCCAGTGGTTAATTGGGATATGTATATTATCTGTATAGGAACCTGACAAGGAAAGTGAAATGTTGCAGGATATAGTTTTGGATGACAGCCGCTGTATTGTCCCTCTTTAATACTGACCAAATGCCTCAATATGGATGACAAGTTGCCTTATAGCAACAGTGATGCTGTCCTGCAAACAGACTTAGGACACGTGAGAGTCCTGCCAATTATACAatacacttttattttctttgtgttttcttcccacCTGTTCTGTGCtggtgggcagggcagggcttaCAGTGtgctcttttatttaaaagcaggaaCAATTTAATCTGTTTCATCTAAGAGACCTATATGCTTATCATGAcaaagaacagcttttaaacaaaaccagctaaaatACCTTTGTACAAGACTTTCGATACACAGCTTGAGATATCTACATACAATCTCAGAGATTACAGAAGATGAGAGCCAAAGAACCTATGTATTTTGTAACTCGGTTggcaaaagaaattttttacaaacTTCAGATCTCTTGGAAACAAATTTCCAGGCAAAGCATCCACTCAAAGCACCAGAGCCTTATTAaatctcatctttttctttattgagtACAGAAAAAAGTTAAACTTTTTCTGTGATATCTGATGACCATGGGCAAACCatgaggtttttaaaatatttaactgttcTAAATCTAATACCCAGTGAGATAGCTCATCCTTCTCTAGAGGAGAGGCAGGCTTGGGACAGTGCACAGGGAGTGACCTTTAGGAGGGGAAAATGAGAAGAATCTTACAGAGCCTAGGACTGAACCTGAGGTTTCTAACTTTTGCCACTTAGATCTGCTGTGAGCAAACATCTGAAACTTGTTGGCAAAATGAACCTAGAATTAACTTGGGCAGTGGGCGAGGTTAGAAGTTCATAATTAATATCCACCTGCAAAGGGTGAGGGGCAGGATTAGTACCATGTAAAAACTATGCTGCAAAAGCAGGGAGAGACTGCTGTCTACTGCAGGGTTGAATTTTGTCACCAGACCAAGCATCCTCCATACTGGCCCCTTCTTTGCACCCCTCTATAGCTTCTGCAGCGATTGACGTTGCAGCAACTACAATCCCCATGAAATCTGGCTGCTTCAGAGCGTTTAACTTTTGGCCccaatagattattttttttttgcttgtccTTGGTAACAAAGTTTTCTGAATTGTGCTGAAGCTGTTTGTGCCTTCTAGCCCTTTTCGTGCAGCGTGAGTCCTTGCGTTGCATAAGGAACCAGCCAGGCCAGAGCCCCCAGGCAGAGGGTGCAAAGCGTCCTGCCCACCTCCGTTAGGACATCCAGGGCGGAATGCACTTTCACAGCAGAATGACCTAGGAAACACTGGACATCTGCCTGGTTTCCTGCTGTGTTCAGATCAGAGGGCCTATGCTCCCGCTAGTGTGCTTTCAGAGCCACATAGGGAAAGATCTAAGCACCCTGACCTATGGCTGGTGCCTATAGAAACCATGTCATAGAACTAGGGCCACCTCACCTGTGAATGAGTATCCACACAAGGATTTAATATAGTTTATATGATAAACATTTACTTTACATCTTTACTTGTTTCGTCTTATCCTTCCTGTGCAGTAATCAAGCCCTCCCAAGTAATCAAATCCTATGCTTGTTATAATCACAGCTTGCTCTAGAAGAACAGCTGtttgtgcatttatttcctCCCAAAACAGTcaacctgcagcagctgcacaggcaAGTGCATTGAGGCTTTGTGATTTGGCACTGGTGTCTGAGAGGAGAGCAAGGACCAACGTGTACGCCTGTGAACTTCAGTAAAGCAGTGAAACCTATGACCGTTTAAATGGCACGTTTTGGATTGCCTTGTGGGTGGGAGAAGGCAGATGCTCTCTGTACTAAGAAAATTCAGCTATGATGTATACATGTTTACACGTGTATGTAAATAGAATGTGGATATGTAGGTAATGCAGGGAGTAAACGTGGACAcgtatatacatgtatgtacaCAAGTGGACCTCACAGGACATACAGCAATATACGCTTCCCAAAGCGACTGAGATCACAGCTGAGCTTTGAGCgataaacatttatttacttGGTAGCAGGGAGCAGAAGGCGTGCGGCAGGGCTATTCTTCGAAGCCTGAATACATCCGCAGAGACCGTGACGTGTAAACTTACCTAGGCGCGTAAGAGATCACAGAGCGGAACCGCCGCGTGTTTGAACGCTGCCGGAACAAGGCGGCCGCGGCAGGGCCGGCGCCAGCAGCCGTGCTGACAGAGCGCGTCATACTTTGCCATTTCCTCGTTAATGTGATTTAGAGCGAGGGGTCGCGCCCGGGCTAATGAATCcagtggggaaggggaggcaaGGGAGGAATAGGAAATGGAAAGCGCCGGTCGAGCACCAGGGCGAGCTTTTGGTGATTCTCTGCTTTTAACGGAGATGTATTTAACACCGGGGTAAACCCGCCGACCTCCGCACGGGGAGTCGCCTCCGGTGCGGCAGCCAGGGGCGATGTCGGCGGGTCGCGATAGGCGCTTCTCCTCCAGCGGGCAGGGTCGATACCCTCGGGGCGGGGCGGCATCGGCGGgagccccgcggcggcggctgccgaTCCGCCGTGCGCCCGCTCACGGGCGCGGGGTGCGTGTGCGCAGGTGACAGGTCCGTGCCACGGCGGCCGCCGTGTGTCCGCGCTTCCGCGACACGGGCTGCGCGACTTTCCCCGTCACGGTTTGCACTGCCAGCAGCCTCGCGCCCGCCCTCCCGCGCGTCAAACACCGGGCGTCACGCAGACGTTGTAATGTACCAAAACAGCGCgcacgcccccccgccccccccgccgctgTCCCGCCGCGCCGGCGGGGGCCGTGCCGCCCGCCGGCACCGGCTCTACAGGCCACCCTGCCCGGCCTGGCCGGCGGCGGCGTGGCCGCCGTCCCGTCCCACTTCCCCACCAGTCGCCGCCGCGACCCGCGGTGGCCGTCGGCGCTCCCGCCTCGTCGCGGGGAtacggggcgggggcggccgaAGCCGGCGTGGGTCTGGTTCTGCGCTGCGGACCGCCGTTTGCGTGTCTATTAGGAGGTGCGTGGTAGCGATGGCGGCGGTGGGTGAGACTTTCCCCGTCAGCGGATCCGGCTGGTCCTGCcggcgggcggtggggctgcgccccgccccggccctgCGCCGTGCTGCGCCGCGCTgcgccgcgccgggccgggctgggctgggctgggctgggctgcgcCGCGCCGGGtcgggccgggcggcggggagcggcgggagcgcCGCGCcatggggctgctggagcgCCTGCGGAAGGAGTGGTTCATCCTCGGGATCGTGCTGGTCATCGCGGTGGCGCGGCTGGAGCCCGCCGTCGGCGTCAAAGGGGGTGAGTCCGGCCGGCTTGTCCCGGAGGCGGGCGGTACGGGCGGGCTTCCCGGCCGCCCTGCGGGGGGCCCCGCCGCTCTCAGTGGGCCCGGCGCGGCCCCCCACCCTGGGAAGGGGGGCTGCGGACCTTCCGCCGGTCCCCGGGGGCGGCCGCTCGCTCGGGTGCCCCCCGGCCCTCGGGGCGTCAGCTCGGGAACTTGGGAGCTCGGGGTGCGGGCTGCGGGGCACGGCCgggcccgccgctgccccccagcagcTCGCCTCCCCTGCTCGTTAGGCAGTCACTGTTGCTCAGGTACCCAAGAAATATTTCAAGGTGTGTTCCTGTACCTGTGCTGGGCGCCACACCGGCTGCCTGAATGATATCTTACCCTTCTTGGGTTGATGGTAGCGAAAACTGGGTAGCAACTTACTTCGAATGTACTCCTGCTCAACTGAGTAGTAACTTCAAGAACTCTAAGATGGGCATGAAGTCCTTGCAGTTCGGTGTGTGAATGTCTGCCGTCTGTCAGCTTCTCGAGAGGTGCAGTTTAGCATATATTGCGTTAAAACCTCGGGTGCTGTATTTCAGCCAGATGACTTTTTTACTTTATAACAACACACttgcattttaaagattttttttttttttttgttccctcttcttcatgaaagaggagggaaaacagTGAAAACGATTCTGTGCAAAATGGTGTCAAATGCTCACAGTAAACAAATCAGAAGACCTGTCCCTTTCCAAGCAGTGAGGTCTTGTGTGGTCCTTGAAACAAGAGCTGATGAAATACCCAGGGTtatcttaaaataaacagtGTATCTTTAAGCATAAGCGCtggcagcattttctggttAGTTTCCATTGTAACTTCAGTTCCAGATGTTCACAGTTTTCAAGAACAAaatagattatatatatatatatattatttttctaattgatCTCTGAAGATTTAAGAAAAGGGCTGTAGAACACCTGAACTGAATTGCCTTAGCAATTCTGTGTTatgggaggggagaaagaatCTAGCTGTGCTTGTATAcgcatagattttttttttttcttctttttcttaacagAGCTGAAGTTTGAGGATAGACAGCTTCTCACTGAGGAGCCAACTTTCCCTCCCCTGTTAGGttctgggaaaaagaaagtgattttaaaaaatatgactCTGAACTCTTGGTGTGGCAACTAAGGCTCCAGTACTTCATGGAGTTCGGGGTAGGCAAATTCCTGCTGCGCAAAGATCCCTTCTAACATCTGTGTGCTGTTTTGTGTCGGTGGATAGGACCCACATGGAGCTTCTTGCAGGATCCATGCTGTGTCTTCAGCAGACCTTAAAGACAACTTTAAATTGATAGTATCAGGTAGTTTGTCCCTTTCTGGTTTGATTGTCGTGCCAATTGTTAACAGCAATGTGGGAGATCCTGTTAACTAGAATATGAGGTAATTTTTCCTGAGTTTACTTCCTGCACGGAAGCACTATGATGGAGCACTTCATTTAATTATCCTACTGCAAAAATATGTGAAGTGTCGGCATGGTATTGTTCTTGGGACAACTTGCTTGAAAAATCTTGTAAGCGTTGATTGAAGCTTGTGAGCATGTGTTCTGTGAAGTGGTGTCCCTCTTCTGAAGCTATGGGATCTCAGCgctcattttaaaacaaaacaaaaaaaaaaaagcagggggtgggaggtACCAGCATATGCAAAAAACTTAGTTTGCTATCTTCCAGCTGACAAAACCATGCACTGTAATTTGCAGGGCCTTACTGAACAGTATGGATGGTCCAGCATCCATACCAGTGGAACATTGTGCCACAAGTAACAAGGATTTGTGCTGTTGCCACCTTCAGGGCATAAGCCAAGccctttttgtgtgttttctgatTTGATGAATGAGCCTATTTAGTTCCTTTGTGAAAAGAGCTTTCCCGACCAGTCTTTTGCACAAGAGGTGGAGGGGATCTGTTCTAACCAGAGTTCCCTGTGCTCCATGGGGTTGCTCTGCTGGCAGAGATTCCTCCTGCGTAAAGGAGTTCAGGTAGCTCAGTGAAAAAGTCTAAAATAGAAAAGCTGAGTCCTGGAAGAACCCCTATCTTAGCCAGACTAACTAACCCACTGCCTGTCTGCCcagtgtgtatgtgcatgtatgtatatgcTCTAATCTtctaaaagataaaaaaatatctaaaattctaagaaatacttttctgcataactaatatatatttttatataaattttctgttcctcccacccccccggCTATTCAGTTAACATGACATAATTTTGCAACTAGCCATGTGCTTTGTTGCAACTTTAACTCTTGCATTTTGTGGCTTATTTAACTCTTGCATTTCTTGGCTTATTTTTACCTTTCGCTTCGTGTAGgttctttggtttattttttgtgtttaacaCACACAGTGTAGTGTCTCATCAACAGAGTCCTCTCTGAGAGTAGGATTTGGGTTTAAATGACTTGAGATGCAAATTTGAGTAGACTCAGTGTACGATCAAATCCCTCTAATATAAGGATCATTGACCTTGCTCCAGTGTGACCATCAATGTATCATTCATCCAAGGGAGCAGAAAGGATCTTCTCTTCTGGAGCTTTGAGTAAAGGCTTGCTtgtttgctgctgcagttttgCTCGTGACAACTTACTGTCACTTGCAGAGTTAGGATATTACTTTGGTCCTAAGTAGACTGCTagcattttctttgtaatataATAACAGATTGAATGCTTGTGAAAATATGAGCATATGCATTTTGTACTTGGTGGCCTCTGATGGCAAAGTGTATTAAGAAAATTCATCATTTTTATAGGAgtgtaaaaagtattttattttaatctccctgaaaaaaaaagtatataaatatatacaaatgtaAGCCTTTAATATAGTGGAACCCTTGAAGGTGCAGACATATGCCCTTGCTGATCTCACTGCAGCAGTGTGTCTGAAATGTGATATTGTAGGGCTGGAATGAGCCATTTTGCCACAGCCCTGTGGTGGGGGAATAGTGCAGAATTGTATTGCTCCAAGGAAATCACTGCAGCGTACGATTTGGTTTCCTCTGTGCAGGCAGCCAGacaggtgtgtgtgtgtgtgtgtgttgtagGGGAAGAAGTGAGAGGTAGATATGTGATGATACCAgtgcccctggggagggagcagctAATATTTTTAGTTGAGTGTATGGTTTGAGTTTGCTGACACTATAGGGATACTCTGATGACAGAGGAAAGCCCTGAAAAATTCCGCGTTTGTACATTTCCAGAATTTACCTGTTAGTTCCCAGTGGCCTGTAATCACAGAAGCCAAATTTGTGTGACGTCATACCTCACACTCCACACTCActggtttgcttttatttaaaaatgaatagcATGCTTTCTGTAACTTAATAGAAATCCCATTCTTTTTATTAGAGACTTTAATGATTAGATTTTCTCCGGGTATTTTTCTAAGTATTCTCATTTACTTTGATGCATTATATGCATATCATTATATCTGACTGTAGTTCACTTTGTTCTTTATGTCTGTATTTTTTAGGACCTTTGAAACCAGAAATTACCATAACTTACATTGCTGTTTCAGCTATATTCTTTAACAGTGGACTCTCCTTAAAAACAGAGGTACTGTAATTTCTTGttgcttcattcttttttttgctttaaaaagttttgtgttgcttttgaTCAGATTTGAATGCAATTGGAATAGTTAATTACTGGGCTGTTGTTGTGGATGCTGGGAGAAAGGCTTAACAAGAGGAGATAAATATTAGACATTTATAGAATAACCCCTCCTTGATTTCAGGAAATTCTTCACAAAGTAGTGAACATGATGAGGAGAGTATGAATAAGTTTCACCCCTCCACAGAGGTTAGGTTGCTTGACTTTGCAGGGCTTTGACTAAATGGAAGTGCTGAGCACAATTTTGAGATTGGAGCTACACCCTGGATGTGTCCCAGACCCAAATCAGTGTGAGACCCAGGAGCACTCTAACACCTGCCTGTGCCACCCCTTCTGCACCTTGGCTTCCCCACTGCTCAGTTGAGATACAGGCTGGAAAACTGTGTGAATCCGAGGGTAGAACTTTGTAGGGAGCTAGGCAGGGAGAGGCAACGTGGAGTCTCCATGCCTCTTGTAGGAAGCGAAGAGAAGGTCTGAGCTCCCTGTGCCTCTCTCCTTCATCTTGCCTGCTGGCGTGCTCTCTGAGTAAAACTGCTTAGGCTGGTTATTACGGGATTGATGCAAGCAAAGATCTGGTGGCTTTAAGTTGCCACACTGGGTAGGCACAGGGCAGCAGCTAGGATCAACGCAGAAGGGTTCCTCTGCAGATACAAGGCCGATACACAGGTACGAAGTCTTGGCaatctttttctaaataatttagTTGTGGACAGGTGGACTTGGAGTGCCTACGCTCCACTGCATATCACAGGCACTGACACTTGTTTAGAATTTTGTCACGTGTTTTTCAAAGAGGAACAATCTGGGAGTGAGAAGAGATGAAGGGGAGAACCTCTTAGTGATGTGTAAAGGAGGCATGGCTAAAAGAAATTATGGCTATGTGCCAAGAAGAGAAGGAGCAGCCAGAGTTGAAGTGAAACACTGCACGTCTCTGCTAGTCTGGTTTCTTGAATCCTTTTATGCTGTTGGTTGTGCTAACAGGTGGTGTTATTCCTGTGTTGCATGATACTAATGCCTGAAAGAATCATCGTGGTATCTTCTGAGAAAACTGGGATTTGGATGAACAGCGTGcatgcaacaaaaaaaagtttctataCCTGTGTCATGGTTATAGTGGTAAAGTTTCAAATGGAGGTGGTGTTCAAATTGAGGGCAGCCCTCTCTGCTGTCAGTTCTGACACTAGGGCCTATAGTTCTGCTGGGACACAGTATAAGTAAAGTGAATAACTTTAGTAAATTCTATCACAGCTATTTAGAGCCTTGTGGTCTTAGGGGAAAGCAGGAAGAACCATGTTGTCTGTTTTACTGGGACAGTAATTAATCCTAATAGAAGTAGGCTGCAGAAAGGCACTTTCTTCCTCAGAGAAGAGGACATGAAACACAAAGCCGGAGTAGTACTAACAGTGGAGTTTTCTGATTTCAGGGTGAGGAATCTTTGcatgcagagaaaaaatgtaaaacttctttccctttcaccAGTTTGTATCCTTGAAGCTCTATATTTGTAAAGCATCTGTGAGTGAAATTAATAGCATTATCAAAGTCTTGATTAGCTTCTCAGTGCTAGTGCCCATCTAGCTTTTTCCAGTTAAGGTAACGTGACTGACAGGTTTCTGGGCAATGTGTCATATCCTACTTTGAACTTGCATAACCTTTTTTCACCTGTGTTTCTAAAAGCAACATGTCAATGTAAATGAAGC from Phalacrocorax aristotelis chromosome 4, bGulAri2.1, whole genome shotgun sequence encodes the following:
- the SLC10A7 gene encoding sodium/bile acid cotransporter 7 isoform X5: MGLLERLRKEWFILGIVLVIAVARLEPAVGVKGGPLKPEITITYIAVSAIFFNSGLSLKTELADSRLHATSCVFCSDFNQSCWWK